A segment of the Zonotrichia albicollis isolate bZonAlb1 chromosome Z, bZonAlb1.hap1, whole genome shotgun sequence genome:
GGAGTTTCAATATACTATATCTCATTTTAATATAAGACATATATGTGTTAAAAAGTAATTGCAAATTTTGTTATAGAGctataaaaataataagaaacaCATAATGTTTAAAATACTAATCAGGAATTGTAGTTAtgaataaaacaataaaagcaGTCTGATGTTCCCAAACAGTTGTAAAATCCGCTCTGCCCCAAAACTGATCAGCTTTGGCTTTTTcacgggaaaaaaaaaattggggagaAATTATGAGGAAAAACACCGCACCGGGCATTTGTAAGTCGCAAAAAACGGCCGTTTATAGCCTCAGATTTGCCTCTGCCGGGGGCGTGGGGGTGCTTGGAAAACTCCTTGTCATTGTTTGATCTCGGCCAGCGGCGCTGTGCGGTCCCGCCACTGCCTCCTCCGGGTATGGAGCGGGACGGGGCGGGACTGCGAAACCGAGCCCAAACAAACCCGAAGATGGCTGTCtcggggcaaaaaaaaaaaaaaaaaaaaaaaaaaaaaaaaaaaaaaaaaaaaggaccaaaataaaacaaacaaatcctcttttcttttttttttttttttttttttttttttttttttttttaattatacttCTAAGAAACACCCGGAAGATTACTTTGGTTATCAGCAGACACCAACCTAATGCTTAGTTAATTCTTAATTGTTTCAGGCACTTACTGTTCTTTTCAAAGGAGGATCTCAGCCTACATAAAGATTCTGCAGCAGCAAGAAAAGCCGGGAAAAAGCCAGGAATATGCTAGGTATAAAtattttcccaggaattttctcCTCGGGGTGAGGTGGCGGTGAAGGGGCTACGCGCGGGCGAGgcgagggaaagaaaaaagctgcCCCTCGGGGTGGCCGCTGCCCGCGTCCCAAAGAGCTGCGCCGCGGGACGGGCAAGGCGGCGATACCGGGGCCGAACCGAGCCGTGCCGGTGCCGGAGTCACCAGAAGCGCTGCCCCGAGGGCGAGACGGCGCTATGAGAGGCGCACCGCCCGGGTGGTGCGCTGCGAGCCGCCCTGGTCGCTGCCCGGGCCCCGGGAGCTGCACCACCGTACGGGCGGGCCGGCGGCAGAGGGGCCGCACCGAGGGCGGGGGGGCGAGATGTGAATGGAACGTACAGagcagaataaaataaatagaattaaAGAGCCGCAGCGGGGGATGGCCGCTGAGAGCTGCACGGCGGGACGGGACAGGCGCCGTCCCGCGGGGAGCGGCCTCTTATCATGTGAGGGCAGGCGACAGCCAGAGCCGCGGCAGCCGCTTCCAGCGGTGGGCAGGAGCGGGACGTGCTGTCCTCGGTCAAGGCTGTATAGCTTAGGACCCGGGACAGGTCTGCCACCCCGCACCCGAGAACCGGGACCCGTGTATGCCCCTTACTCGCCTGCTCCCTTCTTCCTGGCCCAGCGGAACCAAGAAATACCTTAAAATCTAGCCtatgcatacacacacacgcacacgaACAGGCGCATgcacaaaagaaaaatggggggggggggtgttttttgtttgttgggggtttttcacCTTTAATTCATGACCTACATGATGAGCAGCAACAGAAGATTGGTAACTAATTGTCGCAGTTTGGAGGGGAATTTTCATAAAACCATTTGTCTCCCTAGGAGTATGGGCAGCACCTAGAATGAGGATGTACAGGTGGCATCTTGCAGAGTCCATCTACTGTGTCCACGTTCTGCATCTCCTGGCAATGACCCCTACTAGCTACTAGCCAGCTACTAGCCAGCTCCTGACCCCAGCAGAGGGCTCTCTGGCctcatcctgctcctccttctcaTCCCACCACACCCTTTTTCTCTCTGCCAAAAGCTGTAGGAGAGGAGTCGTGCCAGTCTCCAGCATCATCTTTGCTGTGGGGACCCATAGGGGGATCCGTGTCTGGGAGGAGGGAAGAAGGTGGGGAGTGAGGAGGTGAAGAGCCTGCTGTTGCCCTTCCCTTGGACAAGATCCTCTTCCTCCTGAAATGCCTCTGACTTCTCCCCAGATAACTAAATGATCCCAAAATGCAACTGAATTCCTCCCAAAAGAACTCTGAATTCCTCCCCCCAATATAGATGAATATCTGAATTATCTGAATATATCTGAATATCCGAATTATCCCAAATACCTCTGCATTCCTCCCCAAAGCCTCCGAGTTCTCCTAAAATATCTGATTTCTACCCAAATACCTCTGAACTTCTCCAGGGCCTCCCACAGAGCATCGCtttggtggcagcaggagctcaggctcttctccagctgcttgGGGAGCCCCGAGGGGAGGTGGAGCCTCATTTCACTCAAGCTAGGGAAAGAAATTAGAGGGGCAGGTGTTATGTGATGGATGTAGCAGCCAAGCACCTCTCCACAGCTGGAGCGATAAGGATGTGAAGCAACCAGTTGCTCCCTACCCGCTTAGGATCCTCCCAACATCCTGAAAGGAAAAcgggagaaaaaaagggagtTCAAGACCCCAAAGGCAGCACTTTGGGACAGCTTTTGGGTAAGAAAGGCACTCATCTGGGGCAAGCATTTGGCCTCCAGCTGCCCGATGAGTCTGTGGAGCTGTGCAACCCCATCAGCCACCCGCAATGATTTTTCGGCGTGGGTAGCTGTGGAGGTCCATCCAGCTCAGCCAGCCGCCGCAGCACGGGGCGCTCCCGCTCCGCCAGCAGCAGCGCAGCCGCTCAAACTCAGCCTCGATGCAGCGCCGCTCAGCTTCACTCATCTCCTGGAGGAGACAAGAAATCCGCATGCAACCCTCAGACCTGAATTTTCCCCTTTTGAGTTAAAGGACGAAAGTGCTTCTGCTGTAGCCGGGGGGGCTGTAacactggggcagggctgggcatgaAGCTAATTAGCGACTGATTACCTACTTCaccctgtcatggtttgacattggcacaatgccagtgcccttatgagaataccctctccctggtgtctgctgtgagatgtgaccaggaataagcaaagcaggctcctacttagaaataaagaaaactttattaactaaactacaaggaaagaaaaaaaacacacaaggaaaattaaaaccttacaaaagcattttcctcctccccccagtGATCTTCTCTTCCACTGAAGAGCGAGGGCACCAACCACGCTCCTCACCTATTGTCTCTGTTTGTGCACTCTTACACATAACATCACTGCACTCCCTTGGCTctgagccattgcctccccctaaatgcagtctctgtgtcacaggggaaaaaaaatggttctgtctatggccacacaagaaaagcccagccaaaaggccactccgtCATCTCTTCccccactcagccagtcttcacTTCCCTAGTGGCCCATCccctcttatctcatctcttatctctcttctcattcagctccaggaggatcagcatttgcaaggtttcaatcatgcaagaaaagggttaaaatttcagtctctgcctgtcccagagctttGGAACTTCCACGCTGCCCTGCCGGGCACCTTCTCCCTGcacccccccttctcctcctcggCCGGCTGATATCaaattcagacgccggctctccctctctctctcccatgGGGTGAGGGGAggtggctgcccgatgtctcttggtgctctcccacccttccatcctcaagggcctcctcacccccatctctgtccagccccaggcctaccgcaggCTGACCCTCCccggcccagcagcagcagctgaacaagGCAGGGAGATCCGACCTCTTTGCCTCCCGAGCCTCTCGGAGcaccagctctgctttttaacccctgtgttctcagaggcatGTCCAAATGTCTCAACGGCCACATCAGGTaccaatattaaaatctgagcacccattggtttgactaCAGCATTctagaattcccatttttcggtcaaaccaccacagccccACGAccctccttttccctccctttttgcCATTCCTCTCTATATTCTGTCCAAAACCAATCCAGGTCCTGAGAAGTGGGGGAGTGTTAATTCCATGTTAACACATGTCCCTTTGTGACTCAGTCTGGGATGAAAATGAGCAGCACCATGACATTGATCTAAAGTGTGGATAATAAGCAGCTGCACATGGAGGTGGTGCTTGCCAAACCTGCCCAGGATCTGCACCAGCCATTCCAACTGGATGCAGGGCTTTACAGGGTGCCAGGATGCCTCTTGGATATGATCCCACCCGTTTCTTCAAGAGGGGcttgaggaaaaataaataccGAAAGGCTCATTCAGACTGCCGAAGAACATGTATCAGGTAGTCCTGGTGTCTTCTCTTCACTCGCTCTCCAGTCCAGAAACTCTGCCAACACCTTCCTTAAGGATTGCACATGAGACTGCATTTTCTCCtgaatacacacacacacacacacacacacaaaaaccaaaccaaaccaaaacaaaaaaacccaccaaaccaaaaccaaccaaaaaaccccaaaacaacaaaaacaactaAACAACCTACAAGTAAACAATCAGCTTTTTTCTATAATCCTGCCTTCAAAATCTTACATTATTCAGGGGAGGAAAGCAAATAATCCCCCTAAAAAAGTCCCCTCATTGCCTTCCCTGGAAAGAAGGGATCAACTCATTTTGTGTTTCTTCCACAGCTAGGAGCAGGCACTAGAGCTTTGCTTTCccaagaagaaattaaaatattttcactttgcaccttttttccacggggagagagagggggaagGACTGATGGGTCACAGGAAGGTGATCTCACCTCAGAGATCTCATCTAGTCCTCCAAAAGTCTTCATGACCACAGCCTGTGGTGTCTCACTCATTGCCTCCTGAGGGGTTTTTGTCCCTTCAGCACCAAGAGATGAAGCTCTGGCCAGTGTCAGCACAGGGTCTCTTTGTGGCCATGCTGCCCTCCTGGCAAGGAGAAAGGAGTGCTGGGGGTTGGCCATGGCACGGGGTGAAGCTGCCTGCCCGTGAACCGCCCCTGGGTGTTCCTGTGCTCAGTTCACAAGCTGCCccagctggaaaagaaaacGTCATCACCCACAAGTAGTCTTTAAACAAATTTTATATCCACAAGTTTGTCTTATTTCCAGGCACTGCTGTCACATTCCTCACCTTGAAGCTACTCCCAACTTTGCCTTGTTCACCTCCATCATGTGTAAGGGGCCAGAGTCAGGTTTGGGAAACTAGGGAGGCAAAATTTAACTGATTTTTCCCTTGTGGTGCCAAGCAATAATGGTTTTTTTTGCAGTGCTTtaattttcctccctttcctccccaGTGCCTGTGTTGAGAAAATAAATGGCCCTGatatggggggaaaaggggcaaTCAGATGATGCAGGTGTCCAAACACGTCATGGCCCCATCTGCAGGCACGAGATTGGAGGGCTCCTCCCTTCTTGGCTGATAAaagctggcagtggctgagacAGGACTGAGCTTTGGCTGTGccagagagaggaagaaaaaaatcccaagaaaaacgcAGTGGAGAAGCAGCCAGTAGAAGAAAACCATCTGGAGGAACGTGAATACAGCACCAggacagcaaggaaaatacCAAGAAGGTTTGAGTAAGAGGGAAAATCCCAGTGCCAATAGGGGGGTTACATCACCCTGAtgtctggggaggggggagaaaGGGGATTTtgagccccctccccatcccatgaACTCAAGAAGGGAAGGGATTTACCCTTGCTTTTGTCTCAAGATCTTTGTTTTGGATTTAAAGGTATTTTGCAATGGAGGGTCATGATGATTATTTACTTCTCTTCTACCTGTAACAATCCAGCCAGGGAATTTAGGTGAGAAACAGCATGGCTCCTGATTTTATCTCCAGTTGGGTGATTTTCTCAcctttttctcacttttactcaTTACCCTGCTGCTTTAATCCCCTTATCTGCAGATTTGCAGatgaaaacacagggaaaagaaGCAACCTGTTTGTTTTCAACTCTCACAGCATGGTTTATTCAATAATTTTGGGGCTTTATTACTCATGCCCAGGGCCCTTTAGCATGGGCAACCCCTTGTTTACATGCAAAATCCCACACTGACTTCCAGAGGAAAAATTTGAAGCCATTTGGTGCCAGCTCTTATCTCCCCCATACAGATTTTCTCCAAGATCAATAACAAACTTCCCCTCTCACAAGATTTCTCTGGATATGAGAGATGAATGTGGCTTATCTCAATTTTAGGGACTTTCCTCACTCAAATAACTTTGTCAGATTTGACTGATGAATGGTGGAGGCAGAAACGGATTTAAGATGGATAGATTCAGCCTTCAGCCAGCTCAAGGATTTGGGGGTATTATAATATCTACAATGGAGATGGGTTCATCCCAATGTGCTGCTCTTGTTCGCTTCATAGTCATTAGGGAATTAATTGATTTAACCCATCTCCAAGGGTCTTCCCATAAATGAACCAAGCTATGTTGCTACTGttgaagaaaaataatgctATTTTCTTGAAGTAGTTTGATTAAATGTAGTGCTTAAACACATTTTTTGACATAGAAAGGGGCAGAAGCTGAGATAGCAATGAAGGATGATAATtggattttctttccttgttctgTGACTCCAGTCAGGAAGAGAGGACTCTGAGGGTGCAATGGCTTTCTTCCTCAAACCACGGCCATGCACATGGGACCTTCCCCTGGACTACCACACTGCCAAACAGTTTGAAGGTAATCAGAGGCAGCTCGAAAGGAGCAAAAGTACCTGTTCCTTGTGTTTTCTGGGCTGAGATGTTCAGTGGGGTTGGAGATTCTCCAACTTCTCCTTCTGTCTCCCTAGGGCCTCCGTCTCCAACCTCCATTTCTTTGTTCTTCCATCTCCAGCCTCAACTGGATATATATCCTCCATCTCCTACTTCCACCTCTTCATACTTACATCTGCAGCCTCAcctttcctctccctttctctttgAAAAGTCACCAGTGAAGGCATTTTGGGAGTGTATTTTCTCTAGGCTTAAATTTGGCTTCTGATCCAttctctgttttgcttttcagtgGACGTAACCCTGGATCCAGCCACAGTGGGCCCAGAGGTGATCCTCTCTGAGGACCTCAAGGAAGCCACCTGGGGCAGACCTCGATGCCAGTGGCCTGAGGGTCCAGGCCGGTTCGACACGGACCCGTGCATGCTGGGCAGCAAGGGCTTCACCTCGGGCCGCCACTACTGGGAGGTGGAGGCCAATGGGCGCTTCTGGGCCGTGGGAGTGGCCCGTGAGTCAGTTCAGAGGAAAGGCCGGGTCCTCTTCAAGCCCAACACTGAAATCTGGGGCTTGCAGAAGTATGATGAGCTCTGCGTTGCCCTCACAGCTCCCTCCCACACCTCTGTTCCACTCCTCAATGGGGAGATTGGGGTCTACCTGGATTATGAGGTGGGACAGGTCTCCTTCTACGCTGTCAGCAGCCGCCAACGCATCTTCACTTTTCCTGCCTCCTTCAGTGGGGAGAGGGTCTTCCCCTACTTTTGCGTGCTCCTCTCAACCATTAAACTGTCCCCCAAGGGCTGATGCCCTGAAAGGATCCTCCCAAAAGCTGGTTGCATCACAGTGGTTGGAAATGCTGGTTGATGCTCCTCAACTCTAATTTTCCAAGTCTTGGAGTCATTTCTAACTCAGTTCATGGTCATTCCTTCATCTTAGATGTCTCTGTTTTAGGTTGTGCCATGGAGGTATTGGGTCTGAGCTCAGCACGGCTCATCTCAAGTTGCTAAATTCATGCAAAGCTTGTTAACAGGAGCTGGACTTCCCTGAGCTTGTTTTGagataaaattttcatttttttctcccaaatacACTTCCTCTGGAAGGTTCCTTTTGCTGACCTCAGTGTCTGTGATTGGCTGGGCTTCCAGCACAAATTAAAATTCTTGATTTTTGCAGACTTTGTATTAATACCAGCAGCTATTCCTCATATTAAAACTTGTAATTTAATATTGTTTTATATCGTTTAAATCCCCTTGTTATCACAAGGATGTGCTCACATCCACTGCCCCCACTCTTTTCCTCTGCTGTTCCCTATGCTTGAGACATATTTCCAAGTACTTAGCATGTAAATATGCTCCAGATagaataaatttctttttctctaagAAGTAGAAGGCATCTGGCCATCTGGCAATTCAGGCCATCAccaagttgccccaaacccaaaaagagcccccagagctgccctgccacCCCACCCCACTCCCTCAGAACTATCTCATGTGGATCCCCAAAGTCTGCCTTGTCCCAGAAACACTTTGTTGGCCTCTGGAAACTCCAATAACTCCTTGCCCATGGATTTCAAAGTCTTCTTGAGATTTTCTTTCATGTCCCTGTGGTGCACCAGATATCTGGGAGTGAGAAGgcctccctgcagcacccaaGGAGCTGACACAGAGGTTTGGAGGCCGTCTCATCCTGTTGCCCTTGCCTGAACTCTGCAGCTCATGTTTATTACAAATCCAGCTCCTCTCAGTGCTGCAGtgggaggagctgagcccatTGTCATCCAGGTAAGCACAGAGCCCACTACCACGGATCCGAAACCTGGAAGTACAGAGGACATAACCCATTTCAGATGGACcagcaggaaaaaggagaaaagtaaCACATAGGCTTCCCTCAGCTTCAGTTCTCAGGCATCCTTATGGGCACCAGCATGCCAAAATACTCACAGTGATCTATTTCTAATATGAAACCCAAAGTTTTGCAAGAGAGAAACAAACTTAATATAAAAAATCCAAACTTAGGATTTTCTCACCAAATGCATCACTCCCATCTTTTAGGTCAAAGGGGAAAACAAAGACCAGTTCCAGATGCAATGTTGCCCTTCCCAAATATTGTCCCATTGCTACCTCAAGTTCAAGAAGAAATGCACATTTTGTGGCAGAGGAAACACCAACCAACACCTTAAGAATGAAAAACATGGACTCACAGGTGAGATAGAGGTGAGTGATTCACCCAcctccatggctgctcctcatcctcccgCAAAAGGCCAATCCAATGCTCTGAGATGCCTTTGTACCTCATCACAAAGctctgaaagagcaggaaagATTTTTACCTTCTTCCAACCAAAGCACTCCATTTTACCAGTTGCTTATGCTGCTTTAGGGCTTCTTTGGGGCTTGAACATTTCAATCTGCTACCAGAAAGTGTCATCTAGAAACAGGAGTTTATCCCTACAATCCTTGCAGCAGTTGGCTTTGGTGAGGAATTTGATGACATATTCTCAAATTTGCCCCAAATTCTCACCCCAGATCTTCAAAAAAGACCCTGGAAGAGCAGTCACAGAAACCAAAAGGTTTCAAATACAATGCTTTtggatttttccccccatgCCAAGCAAGTTCTCATGTCTCCTTACCAAGTCCTCCATGCTGTCCAGCATAGCCAAGGAAGCACCGAGTGCTGAGCAGTTGTCCTGGCTGTATGTCCAGTTCCCTTCAACCTCAGAAAAATAGTAGCATTTTCCTCGGTACCTGATCCAGTCAAAGGGGCACTGAAAGCAGGGCTGGGCATGAGGCTGAAAAGCTTGCACTGTCATTAAGAATAGAGCAACGTTAACGAGCACCACCTTCCCCTTGCCTCTCTGGGGTGGAGAGATCATCCTCCACCCCCCATGGCTTCCAAAAGTCTTCACCTGTCTCAACTGtaggagaagagaaaaattaagaTACCAGGAGAGATCCTGTGAGAAAATAAGCTCATCATGGCCCAGCTTGTGCTGTTGGATAAGAAATAGAGGTGCTGCACCTTCAGAGAAGGAAATAGGGTGGTAGACTtcaaaaaaacacattttaaagagGATTTTCAGAGTAGCCCTATCCCTAAAAATGCCTTTGGATGTTGCTCTCTATCATTAACGCAAAAGTAGTGAAAATGACAGGACAAATGTCCTCTTATCCCTGCACACTTCTTGACTTGGTGGGACTCATGCCAACATCTCCAGGCCCCTTCTTCTCTGAAAAGAATACTTCTGTGTGACTGTACTCCTGAAATGGCTCCTCCTGTTGATTTTCTAAGGGTTTCTTGATGACGTCAG
Coding sequences within it:
- the LOC106629450 gene encoding uncharacterized protein LOC106629450 isoform X1, translating into MVEAETDLRWIDSAFSQLKDLGSGREDSEGAMAFFLKPRPCTWDLPLDYHTAKQFEVDVTLDPATVGPEVILSEDLKEATWGRPRCQWPEGPGRFDTDPCMLGSKGFTSGRHYWEVEANGRFWAVGVARESVQRKGRVLFKPNTEIWGLQKYDELCVALTAPSHTSVPLLNGEIGVYLDYEVKGENKDQFQMQCCPSQILSHCYLKFKKKCTFCGRGNTNQHLKNEKHGLTGEIEVSDSPTSMAAPHPPAKGQSNALRCLCTSSQSSERAGKIFTFFQPKHSILPVAYAALGLLWGLNISICYQKVSSRNRSLSLQSLQQLALVRNLMTYSQICPKFSPQIFKKDPGRAVTETKRFQIQCFWIFPPMPSKFSCLLTKSSMLSSIAKEAPSAEQLSWLYVQFPSTSEK
- the LOC106629450 gene encoding putative E3 ubiquitin-protein ligase TRIML1 isoform X3, with protein sequence MVEAETDLRWIDSAFSQLKDLGSGREDSEGAMAFFLKPRPCTWDLPLDYHTAKQFEVDVTLDPATVGPEVILSEDLKEATWGRPRCQWPEGPGRFDTDPCMLGSKGFTSGRHYWEVEANGRFWAVGVARESVQRKGRVLFKPNTEIWGLQKYDELCVALTAPSHTSVPLLNGEIGVYLDYEVKGENKDQFQMQCCPSQILSHCYLKFKKKCTFCGRGNTNQHLKNEKHGLTGEIEEHGNKSVTNSTSQNISETLPVRLKLRHSPAKAMAVMSRAVKSTASITWQATRASGFISMP
- the LOC106629450 gene encoding butyrophilin subfamily 2 member A2 isoform X4, which codes for MVEAETDLRWIDSAFSQLKDLGSGREDSEGAMAFFLKPRPCTWDLPLDYHTAKQFEVDVTLDPATVGPEVILSEDLKEATWGRPRCQWPEGPGRFDTDPCMLGSKGFTSGRHYWEVEANGRFWAVGVARESVQRKGRVLFKPNTEIWGLQKYDELCVALTAPSHTSVPLLNGEIGVYLDYEVKGENKDQFQMQCCPSQILSHCYLKFKKKCTFCGRGNTNQHLKNEKHGLTGFLDDVSSHTMEMGLFFCRKTALKCPSLSQREQQLGWALSSAGTWK
- the LOC106629450 gene encoding butyrophilin subfamily 2 member A2 isoform X5; amino-acid sequence: MVEAETDLRWIDSAFSQLKDLGSGREDSEGAMAFFLKPRPCTWDLPLDYHTAKQFEVDVTLDPATVGPEVILSEDLKEATWGRPRCQWPEGPGRFDTDPCMLGSKGFTSGRHYWEVEANGRFWAVGVARESVQRKGRVLFKPNTEIWGLQKYDELCVALTAPSHTSVPLLNGEIGVYLDYEVKGENKDQFQMQCCPSQILSHCYLKFKKKCTFCGRGNTNQHLKNEKHGLTGEIEGFLMTSVPTPWRWVCSSVERLL
- the LOC106629450 gene encoding uncharacterized protein LOC106629450 isoform X2; its protein translation is MAFFLKPRPCTWDLPLDYHTAKQFEVDVTLDPATVGPEVILSEDLKEATWGRPRCQWPEGPGRFDTDPCMLGSKGFTSGRHYWEVEANGRFWAVGVARESVQRKGRVLFKPNTEIWGLQKYDELCVALTAPSHTSVPLLNGEIGVYLDYEVKGENKDQFQMQCCPSQILSHCYLKFKKKCTFCGRGNTNQHLKNEKHGLTGEIEVSDSPTSMAAPHPPAKGQSNALRCLCTSSQSSERAGKIFTFFQPKHSILPVAYAALGLLWGLNISICYQKVSSRNRSLSLQSLQQLALVRNLMTYSQICPKFSPQIFKKDPGRAVTETKRFQIQCFWIFPPMPSKFSCLLTKSSMLSSIAKEAPSAEQLSWLYVQFPSTSEK